The Rhodospirillaceae bacterium nucleotide sequence CGCAATTAATAAGCTGGCGAATTCTCGTGAGAAATCGCTCAGCGAGGGCCAACCGCCTCAATACATGTTGATGAGGACGTGCCTGTGGGCCTTGATGTCTTCAAGGCAGCGCCCCGTGCCCAACGCCACGCAGGAGAGCGCGTCGTCGGCGATCGAGACCGGCAGGCCGGTCGCGTGACGGAGGACGAAGTCGAGGTTGGCCAGCAGCGCGCCGCCGCCGGTGAGCACGATGCCCTTATCGACGATGTCGGCCGCGAGTTCCGGCGCCGTGTGCTCAAGAGCCACTTTGACGGCCTCGATAATGGCGCCTACTGGTTCGGCCAAGGCCTCTGCGACCTGACGCTCAGTGATCACCAATTCCTTCGGCACGCCATTCATGAGATCGCGACCCTTGATCTCCATGACGCGGCCCTCGCCGTCTTCCGGCGGGCAGGCCGAACCGATTTCCTTCTTGATGCGCTCGGCTGACCCTACGCCGACCAGAAGGTTATGGTTGCGGCGGATATAGGCGATAATCGCCTCGTCCATCTTGTCGCCCCCGACGCGGACCGAGCGGGAATAGACAATGCCGCCAAGGCTGAGCACAGCAACTTCCGTGGTGCCTCCACCGATATCGACGACCATCGAACCTGTAGGTTCGGTCACCGGCAAGCCAGCGCCGATCGCAGCCGCCATCGGTTCCTCAATGAGGTAAACCTTGCTGGCACCGGCGGATTCAGCGGATTCCTGGATGGCGCGGCGCTCGACGGCGGTGGAACCGGAGGGCACG carries:
- a CDS encoding rod shape-determining protein; the protein is MFSKLMGMFSADMAIDLGTANTLVYVKGRGIVLNEPSVVAIADVKGKKHVLAVGDEAKLMLGRTPGNIQAIRPLRDGVIADFEVAEEMIKHFIRKVHNNRRSFARPQIIVCVPSGSTAVERRAIQESAESAGASKVYLIEEPMAAAIGAGLPVTEPTGSMVVDIGGGTTEVAVLSLGGIVYSRSVRVGGDKMDEAIIAYIRRNHNLLVGVGSAERIKKEIGSACPPEDGEGRVMEIKGRDLMNGVPKELVITERQVAEALAEPVGAIIEAVKVALEHTAPELAADIVDKGIVLTGGGALLANLDFVLRHATGLPVSIADDALSCVALGTGRCLEDIKAHRHVLINMY